From a region of the Mytilus galloprovincialis chromosome 3, xbMytGall1.hap1.1, whole genome shotgun sequence genome:
- the LOC143067964 gene encoding translin-associated protein X-like isoform X1, translating into MPAQRKRKAEASTTVDENCPTVAMFRQYQLELDTKHDKHERLVKLSRDVTIESKRTIFLLQRLIGSSPDIKILEEALEKLKAIENTKLLSIAKELDQEDPYKFLRAYSPGLQEYIEAVSFYHYLKNKKLVTLEEVQKDLTFKSTCSSVDNIDNGLSQLTTQKNEDGNSEGTKIPDICNECEMDKELREVQVHVPPTEYFLGLADLTGELMRLAVGSVGKGDLDTPFQVRDFLQLMQSGFVSFGNCGREIGRKLSTLRQSLQKVETACYTLQVRGSEIPKHMLVDVLSSGPSDYGSNFDNDMAANDD; encoded by the exons cacaaagaaaaagaaaagcagAAGCTTCAACAACTGTTGATGAGAACTGTCCAACAGTAGCAATGTTTAGACAGTATCAGTTAGAACTGGACAccaaacatgataaacatgaaaGATTAGTTAAACTAAGTAGAGATGTCACTATAGAAAGTAAACGAACCATTTTCTTGCTACAAAGACTTATTGG GTCCTCACCCGACATAAAAATACTAGAGGAAGCTTTGGAGAAATTAAAGGCCATAGAGAACACCAAACTGTTGTCAATAGCAAAAGAACTAGACCAAGAAGATCCATACAAGTTTCTGAGAGCTTATTCACCAG gaTTACAAGAATACATTGAAGCAGTTTCATTCTATCATTATCTAAAGAACAAAAAACTAGTTACTTTAGAAGAAGTACAAAAAGACCTCACATTCAAGTCTACTTGTTCATCTGTGGACAACATAGATAATGGACTTTCACAACTCACTACACAAAAAAATGAAGACGGAAATTCTGAAGGGACAAAAATTCCTGACATTTGTAATGAATGTGAAATGGATAAAGAACTGAGAGAAGTACAAGTACATGTACCTCCAACAGAGTATTTTTTAGGGCTAGCAGATTTGACAGGAGAGCTAATGAGACTTGCTGTGGGAAGTGTTGGGAAGGGGGATTTAGATACACCTTTTCAAGTTCGTGACTTTTTACAATTAATGCAGTCTGGTTTTGTGTCATTTGGAAACTGTGGACGTGAAATTGGACGGAAACTGAGCACATTAAGACAGAGTCTTCAGAAAGTAGAAACAGCCTGCTATACATTACAAGTACGAGGATCAGAAATACCTAAACATATGTTAGTAGATGTACTAAGTTCTGGACCCTCAGATTATGGCTCAAACTTTGACAATGATATGGCAGCTAATGATGACTAA
- the LOC143067964 gene encoding translin-associated protein X-like isoform X2, whose translation MFRQYQLELDTKHDKHERLVKLSRDVTIESKRTIFLLQRLIGSSPDIKILEEALEKLKAIENTKLLSIAKELDQEDPYKFLRAYSPGLQEYIEAVSFYHYLKNKKLVTLEEVQKDLTFKSTCSSVDNIDNGLSQLTTQKNEDGNSEGTKIPDICNECEMDKELREVQVHVPPTEYFLGLADLTGELMRLAVGSVGKGDLDTPFQVRDFLQLMQSGFVSFGNCGREIGRKLSTLRQSLQKVETACYTLQVRGSEIPKHMLVDVLSSGPSDYGSNFDNDMAANDD comes from the exons ATGTTTAGACAGTATCAGTTAGAACTGGACAccaaacatgataaacatgaaaGATTAGTTAAACTAAGTAGAGATGTCACTATAGAAAGTAAACGAACCATTTTCTTGCTACAAAGACTTATTGG GTCCTCACCCGACATAAAAATACTAGAGGAAGCTTTGGAGAAATTAAAGGCCATAGAGAACACCAAACTGTTGTCAATAGCAAAAGAACTAGACCAAGAAGATCCATACAAGTTTCTGAGAGCTTATTCACCAG gaTTACAAGAATACATTGAAGCAGTTTCATTCTATCATTATCTAAAGAACAAAAAACTAGTTACTTTAGAAGAAGTACAAAAAGACCTCACATTCAAGTCTACTTGTTCATCTGTGGACAACATAGATAATGGACTTTCACAACTCACTACACAAAAAAATGAAGACGGAAATTCTGAAGGGACAAAAATTCCTGACATTTGTAATGAATGTGAAATGGATAAAGAACTGAGAGAAGTACAAGTACATGTACCTCCAACAGAGTATTTTTTAGGGCTAGCAGATTTGACAGGAGAGCTAATGAGACTTGCTGTGGGAAGTGTTGGGAAGGGGGATTTAGATACACCTTTTCAAGTTCGTGACTTTTTACAATTAATGCAGTCTGGTTTTGTGTCATTTGGAAACTGTGGACGTGAAATTGGACGGAAACTGAGCACATTAAGACAGAGTCTTCAGAAAGTAGAAACAGCCTGCTATACATTACAAGTACGAGGATCAGAAATACCTAAACATATGTTAGTAGATGTACTAAGTTCTGGACCCTCAGATTATGGCTCAAACTTTGACAATGATATGGCAGCTAATGATGACTAA